Genomic DNA from Salvia miltiorrhiza cultivar Shanhuang (shh) chromosome 1, IMPLAD_Smil_shh, whole genome shotgun sequence:
AAGTCTCGTCTCTATACTTTCATCATTTAACACTTTCTGATCCAGCGGATCATACTTATTCTCATACTCGCTACCTTCACCATACTCGTGATCATATTCTCCATCTTGACCGTGTGGAAGAGACATTTCTTGGTCGATCACCGGAGCCAAAAAATAACTATGACCAATATCCTCCTGTCCCATACCTACATCACCATCATCTACTGCCCTCAGATCAAGATCATGGTCATGGTTCTCCGCCAGCGTTCCTAAGGGACAACTCTGTTCAGTCGCCAAGTTATGACCACGCCCAACACCACAGTGCAAGTCCTGAACTGTCGGCATATCTCATTGTCCAATCACAAGATCCTGATTCACCACTTGCTATACCACTAAGCTAGCACAGCTCTTACTCTTCAAAGCCTTCCTCACCTTTCAATGTATCTGGCGCTCAAAAACACTAAATACAATTAACAACTCGGGCATCATATCAGTAGCTCGTCCCATAAAACAATAGTATTTTCTTTTCCTCCATTTTGCACAGGCATATAAACTTTACATAAATACTAATGGAAACAATAGGCAAACAAGAACGACAATATATTACGAATCCAACAGAACTCACAAGGAgcataaaaaaacaataaaataatagaaagaTTCATTTTTTAACTAAAACACGCAACAAGCAAATTTAGCGACCAAGAAAAACCCATAAATTAAAACACTTAAAAATTCAAACATCCCCCAACGAATCGAAATCAGAAATTAACCGCTAAACATAAGCAAAAAAGAGTAACAGAAACTAAACCGAGCACAAAATCTGGATGCATTCGGATCTAAGCTGCACACACAATAGACAGTAAAACAAAGAATTGTTTTTGGCGCGGGAAGAAAGATTTTGTTTAGATGtagaggagaggagaggaggGAGAGAATTGAAAATACCTGAAAAATTGGAGGGCAAAGGAAGCTGAGGATAAATTTTGAGGGGCAGCGGCAGAGGGGAAGGGGATTCGGAGATGTGGAAAAGGCGAGGGATTAGAGAGAGGGTATTTAGGTCAACCTTGTCCCTTAATTTATATACTACCGGGATTGCCCCTTTCTTCTCGTCGAAGGGTAACTTTGGTATTTCACTCAAACTATAATGGACCTACACTTGTCGTGTCCAAATTTAAGCCCTAGTAGGaaatcccctaaattggatcaTCATAAACTCCACTACTCCAGTTATGATAATATCCATAAATATTTAGAATAGATATTTACGggaaattcatatattatagATTTCAAATAAgtataaaagtaaataaattttgaaacttaatttaaattttttaatacgttgttattttcattataggagttttttttttttttttttttttgggggggggggattaTAGAAGTTGAGATGAATTAATTCTTTGTATCGGTAGTAATATTTCAATAACCAATATGGGATATATACGAATATTAGTATGGTGTgtgtaccttttttttttttttacaaatttgaACATGGGATAGTATTAAGGACACGAGCACAAATAAATAAGAAGATCAACCACACCCTTAATTGGTCTCGCGatactattaattttttgggttcactatatataaattattaaattttaaataattctaattttgcatattaatttaaaaaatcatgttaaaattattcaattttttttcttactttGCTATTTCATTTATTGTTTGGCCCAACATAGTGTTGAAGTTGTTACCTGAAATGATGTTATTTCAtcaattttgctatttttacaCATAAATGTCATTTTAATAATCTACGAATTTGAACACAAGACTTTATACGGCCATTTTAGCACTAAGTTTGGTCAGAAAATGGATGGTATagcaaaatgagaaaataataataatcatataattttaatacatatTTTAGAATTCGTGTTCAAAATGAGCATTTTTTGaaagtttaataatttatatgcagttaaccctaatttttatttacACGTTGTgtattagtttttgtttttttacatGTAACACTATTGAAAATAAtgttaaaaaatattatgtattagtttaataaaaaatagtaaatttttgatatcatttaaaaaaactcTTTTATGAGAGTTACTATCCACACTCAGCACATAAAAAATCATAGTATTTCATTTGTCCATGAATTTTCTATTTTCATCCGTCAATAAAACAGATTcatattcttttttgggacaTAATCTCATTGATTATCGCACTTGAAATTCCACATTTTTACATATATTGTCATTAAttgatccatataaacccacCAACTATTACAATTTTTTCTACTCATCAAATTTGTCATTACAAATTTGTGGGACCTCTTTTTCACCcatcaaatacacaattaaattttcttaaacTCGTGTTCACTTCATGGAGGAAAGTGTTTAATGAATAGAAGgagtataaatttaaatttattggtaCATCTTTGCAATTGAGTTTGAAGACTTGTACTTATTCCGTCTACAAaaactttttataattttattttttcgtcCACTCACAAAATACTTTTCTAATTATATTTACACTTATTATTCGTAAGTGAATCTacataaattcattaattatcaTACTTTTATAAATTAAGAATTTCTTATTCATTTGACAAATTCACAAACAAATTTTCTTAAACTAGAATTTTGGTGGACAAGTATAAAGTATTTCCGTTTTTGAAACTATATGATTGTATCCATAAATGGGTGAGACTGCTGGAGTCAGTTACTAGCAACAGTTATTGGGACAAGTGGGTCAATCAAGTGTTCGACGCCATTAGCGCGTGAACATAAATCTACAAAGAAACGGATAATTCAGCtttatcttttatatatatgtcaatAATATTAGTACTTATTAAAGTGTGATTGAAGCACGGGGCTGCTCAGATCCAGTGCACCAGTTGGGAGTCGGGTGTCATATGAAACACGAGTGAAAAATGGTACACATTCATGAACCCAGCATCTCCTagtttcaattttcaattttgcaaCTTTCATCTCCGCAGTTTGGCGCTTTCTTGGATTGTTTTACACCAAGACAAACTAATTTCTCTctttcacacacacacgcatagTGTGAACGTGTATATATACGAGATATCAGTTCTGGTTTTTGATATTCATCTCCGCCTGTATCtattttcttgttcttttgTTGATAGAGATAGTGTTGGCTGTTCAAGATTCTTGATTCAGTGAGGACCCAGAATTCCTTAATTCCTAGGTTTCCTTgggattttttttggggggtaaAACTTTATTCTTTCAAAAGTCATCCCTTTTTCTCCCTTAAAAAATAGGTTTTTTTTATTACTTCGGGTGTGGGATTCCCTAACAAATATTTATTGCTTTAGCATAGGGCTAACTATCAggattcattaaattttaagGGGTTTGTGTAAGATTTTAGGTTGTTGGCCGAATTATTTAAGTTGTTGTCTGAAAATTTTGGAGGTGGACTTTTTATCCTTATAATTGTGTGGTTTCTGTAGGCTGTAGCTCTTGATATCTGAATTTGTTCACAGAATTGGGTTTTGAGCTATTGTTTTGTGTTGAACTATTTGGAGGGAGATTTCCTTATTCAACCTTTTTAGGCTTGAGTTTTTGTGTCCTTTTGAGATGGGGAGTAAGTTTTGGTTGAATGATGAGGATAAGGCTGTGGTGGAAAGGGTAGTGGGCAATGAAGCAGCTGAATATCTTGCTTGGTCGGCCTCGAACAACGTGCTGTTGGAATTTTCTCCATCCGGTGGGGATCTAGGGGTGCAGCAAGCACTGTTCAAGATTGTTGAGGGATCAGATTGGACGTATGCAATATATTGGCATGTTTCTAAATCTAAGTCGGGTAGATCCGCCTTGATATGGGGCGACGGCCATTGTAGGGAGCCCAAGGAAGGCGAGGGTGAAGACAGTAATGGCCCCAAGAATGAGAAATCAGTGGATGGAGATGGTAGAAGATGGGTGCTGCACAAGATTCATGCTTGTTTTGGGGGATCAGAGGATGATAATGTTGCTGCTAAGTTGGACAAAGTTTCGGATGTGGAGATGTTCTATCTCACATCGATGTATCTTGCCTTTCCCTTTGATAAACCTTCCATTCCTTCTCAGTCATTCAATTCCGGCAGGTCTATTTGGGTTTCTGACGCGAAAAGCTGTTCAGAACGTTATGAGTTGAGGTCATATTTGGCGAAGTTGGCTCGTTTAGAGACAGTGGTGTTTGTTCCAACAAAGTCAGGGGTGGTGGAGATTGGCTCCAGGAAGTCTATACCTGAGGATAGGAGTGTTATTCAATCAGCAAAATCTATTGTTGTGAAACCGAGTTTAGCACAGGCGAAGGCTGCTCCAAAGATTTTTGGTCAGGAACTGAGTGTTGGGGGTTCGAGATCAGGTCCGATTAGTATTAGCTTCTCTCCAAAGGTGGAAGACGATTCTGTCTATTCCTCGGAATCATATGATTTGCAGACACTAGGTGGTGCTCAGTTATATGGAAACTCATCAAATGGGCACAGAAATGATGATAGTGATGGGAAACTACTGTCACAATCCATTATTTCTAACATTGAGCAAGCTAGGGAGGATTCGTTTCTCATTTCTGATGAGAGGAAGCCTAGAAAACGTGGTAGGAAGCCAGCAAATGGGAGGGAAGAACCGTTGAATCACGTGGAAGCAGAAAGGCAGAGACGCGAGAAGCTCAATCAACGTTTTTATGCATTGAGAGCAGTAGTTCCAAATATCTCCAAGATGGACAAAGCATCTCTGCTCGGTGATGCAATTGCCTATATTGCAGATCTTCAGACGAAGATAAGGATAATGGAAACAGAAAAGGGGATTTTGAATGGAAATGAGTATCACTGCACCATACAAGATATTGAGTTTCAAGAAAAGCACGACGATGCAGTTGTACGCGTAAGTTGCCCTCTGGACTCTCACCCTGTATCCAGAGTTGTAAAGGAGTTGAGAGAGCATCAAGCTTCGACCCAAGAGTCCACCATTTCGTTAACTGAGCGTGGTGAAGTCATCCACACATTCTCCATACACACTCAGGATGGTGCCGCACAACAATTGAAGGATAAGTTGGCTGCTGCTCTcttaaattgattttcaatgtAAACGTTGTTCGTGTTTGATGTAGTTCTGataatcttattttaatttgtcTAGCATGAAGGGATAGGTTCATTATCAATGCAAAGTGTGAAACTGCCTATTTGTAATTGGCTCAGTTAATACATATTCATATTTTTCGCTAAATCATGACTCTTGACT
This window encodes:
- the LOC130999632 gene encoding transcription factor MTB3, with amino-acid sequence MGSKFWLNDEDKAVVERVVGNEAAEYLAWSASNNVLLEFSPSGGDLGVQQALFKIVEGSDWTYAIYWHVSKSKSGRSALIWGDGHCREPKEGEGEDSNGPKNEKSVDGDGRRWVLHKIHACFGGSEDDNVAAKLDKVSDVEMFYLTSMYLAFPFDKPSIPSQSFNSGRSIWVSDAKSCSERYELRSYLAKLARLETVVFVPTKSGVVEIGSRKSIPEDRSVIQSAKSIVVKPSLAQAKAAPKIFGQELSVGGSRSGPISISFSPKVEDDSVYSSESYDLQTLGGAQLYGNSSNGHRNDDSDGKLLSQSIISNIEQAREDSFLISDERKPRKRGRKPANGREEPLNHVEAERQRREKLNQRFYALRAVVPNISKMDKASLLGDAIAYIADLQTKIRIMETEKGILNGNEYHCTIQDIEFQEKHDDAVVRVSCPLDSHPVSRVVKELREHQASTQESTISLTERGEVIHTFSIHTQDGAAQQLKDKLAAALLN